TTTAAAACTAAAAATGTTTTTAAATAATCAAAAGGAAAGAAGGCGAAAAAATGAAAAGGTGCTTGTTGAAAATCAGTTTTTAATTTTCAAAGGTTCTTTAGGAACTGGTAAAAAATTTGCTATAAAATATTTGATGAGGTTGTTAAATGTCAAGTGTAAGACTATTTTGAAAGATGGATTTTCAGCTAATTTTGAGTCAGAACAGCGTTTAGTGATAATAAAGGACTATTCAACTATGCATCCTAGAAGAAAAGAGGAATTAAAAAATAATATTTTAGAAACAAGGGGAGGAAGAATATATATTTTTTTGGCAGAATCAGATAGCATAGCTTATGAAATATCTAGAGAATTTCTTCCTCTATTTTATGTCGTTTATGAATTGAATTTTCCTCCCTACTCATATAACGAACTTGTTAATATTATAAAGTTTCGCTTAGGGGATTATGGTTATCATTTAAAAGAAGATCAAATAAAATTACTTTCAAATCACAATTGTCTTACAAATAGTTACGATAGTTGTTATTTTGCTCAAAAGATTATTGAATATAATGTAATAGAAAGTAATTTGAGTATTGGGAAACAAAGTTTTTCTTTGCCGTTGGATCTGTTTTGTATGAAAGGTTGCAACAATCAATTAGCCACAAATTCAGATACTTTGAAGGAGCTAGACCGTTTGGTAGGCTTATCTACTGTTAAAAATCTGATTCATAGAATTTTAGCTTATTTTTCTATATCGCAAAGAAGACTTAAAATAAATTCTTCACTCGTTCGACCTTCTATGCACTTTATGTTTTCTGGAGCATCTGGAACTGGAAAAACAATCGTTGCTAGATTGTTGGCAAAAATTTTTTATGAACATGGTATTATTCAATCAAACGTTTTGATTGAAGTAGGTCGCTCAGATCTAATAGGTGAATATGTTGGCCAAACAGCTCCAAAGGTTAAAAGATTATTTGATAATGCAAAAGGAGGCATTTTGTTTATTGATGAGGCCTATAGTCTAATTCCACAAGGAGAGCGTGATTTTGCTAATGAAGCTATTCCTACAATTATCCAGGAGATGGAAAATAATAGAAATGATGTCATTGTGATTTTCGCTGGTTATACAGAAATGATGGAGGAGTTTTTAAACACCAATCCAGGTTTAGCTTCTAGAATTAGTAGAAAAATTCATTTTGAGAATTATAACAAGTATGAACTGTATGACATATTGACTCTAATGGCTGATCAACAAGGTTATATAATAGATAAGAAATGCAAAACTATCCTCCTGACTCATTTTGAAAAATGTCTTTGCTCAGAAAGTTTTGGTAATGCTCGCTATGTCAGAAAACTATTTGAGTTAGTTTTATATATTCAGGCGGAGCGACTGATGAAAAAAGAGAGAGTATCAGCCCTAACTGATGCAGAATTGAGCTATTTGTCTTACAGAGATTTTGAAAAAGCAATACACAATTTAGATAAAAAAGAAAATAACTCAAAAATAATAGGATTCGGAGCAGATGTATAGGATATTCATGTTATAATATAGGGAAAGAGGAAGTTTTATGAACGATCAAGAACGTATTTTATCCATTTTGTTACGTTTGCAATCAGGAGCTCATCTATCAAAAAATCAATTAAGTGATGAGTTTGAGGTTAGTGCAAAAACGATTCAGAGAGATTTCTCTTTATTAGGTGATTTTTTAATGACTCAGCCCATGATTGCAGCTGAATTGGCTTACGATTCAAAACATCATACAAGATATTTAAAAGGAAAATCACTCTTTAATAAAAAAGATATTTTAATTATTTCTAAAATTTTACTGGAAAATAGAGCTTTAAACAAATTAGAGAATGAGGATTTGTTAAAAAGTTTGTTGAGGCTTGTTTCAAAAGAGGAACAAAAAGAAATAGAAATGATTATCAACAGCGAAAGACTGAACTACGCCCCAATTACAGACGAGCAAAGTCGTATTCAAAAGATTTGGGAATGGTCAGAAATGATTCGCAAGGAGAAGGTGCTAGAAATTGTCTACAAGAGTCCATATCAAGATAAAAAAGAACATTTAATTTTTCCAGTTTCTCTGTATTATGACATTCATTATTTCTATATTGTAGCTTACAATCTTAAGAATGAGCATTACATGACCTTGCGTTTGGACAGAATACACACTTGGAAGGCCACAAAGGAATCTAAACCCAACATCTCTTATGGCAGAAAATTCAGAGATGGAGATATTCGTAATCAGCGAGTAGACGCTTTTCTAGGAAGAAAAATCACAGTTGAATTGGAATTCCGTTATGATCCAACTATTATTTTAGACCAATTTCCTAATGCACAGCGCTTATCAGCTGACGAAGGATGGACACGATTTAAATTTGAGAGTCAATATACACCGGGTCTTAAACGTTGGCTGCTCGGTCAAGGAGAAGCAGTTAGAATTTTGTCGCCACAGTCTTTGGTTGATGATATTCAGAAGACGATGAAAGAAATTTTAGGTTACTATCAATAAATATTTTCGATAATTGAACCCGGGTGGACAAAAAATATCCACTGAAAGGTGTAGAATTTTTATATTGAGAAATAAAGGATGGAAAAATGATTGAATGGATTGTTGTAGATTGGTTTGGTAATCAAATTGCAGGACCATATTTTGATAAAATAGTAGCAGAAAACGTTGCAAAAGCAATTCCTAATGCTACTATTATTCCAAAGCATTAATCGACCAAAGATTCTATGCTGATAAGATTTTTAGGAGATAATGATGAATGTCAATGAAAAAGAAATAGGGTTTGAAAGTAAAAAAGTATCAGAAATATTGAAATGGGATAGGCTAAGAATACCAAATTATCAAAGACCTTATAAATGGAACAGAAAGCATATTCGTAATCTTTTTTATGATTTACGAGATACTATTTTAAAAAAGGAATATCAAATTGGCTCTGTTATCTTGCATGAGAATGATGGATGCCTAGATATTGTAGATGGCCAGCAACGATTGGTTTCTATTTCGCTATTTCTTTGTGCTTTGGAAAGATATGATGAATTTAAAGGAGCAAAATATTTACTTGAAGCTGACTTTGGAGAACTGTCTTGCTATAATGCTTACGAAAATTTTAATGAATGGAAGAATTTAATCCAACTCGTAGGCGAAAAAGAAGCTGAACAGGTGTGTAGTTTTCTACTTGAAAATTGTTCTATCTCGGTGATTACTATGCCACAGGAACGATTATCAGAGGCCTTTCAGCTGTTTGATTCTCAAAATAATCGTGGAAAATCTTTAGAGCCTCATGATTTGCTCAAAGCTTATCATCTTCGTAAGCAAGATTCAGAAGATGAAAAGATTGTTGAAAAATGGGAGCAGTTTGTGGAAGACAAAGATTTAAGTCTCAAAGAGCTATTTGATAGGCATCTTTTTCGTATGAGACGTTGGTCTCGAGGAGAAACTGGATTAACAAATAAGCGTTATGGCTCTTATCTACGTTTTACAGAGGATTTCATTGATGATTTTAAAGGTGTTGATTTAAATCAGAACTTTCCATACCTAGAATTATATCGTCATATTGAAGAGTTCCCTATGTCAATTACCGTGCCTATTATTGATGGAAAAAAATTTTTTGAGTATATTGAATCGGCCCATGAAACTATTAAAGATCATAAAGATTTTTTAAATGAAAAGTTAGGATTTTCTGATGAGCCTGAGGGGGAAGAAAAAAACTTAACTTACCCAGAAGGTATGGTTAAAATATATAATAGTTCAAAGGGACGTTATCTCAAGTGCCAAAATATGTTTCTGAATATTTGCTCGCTTTTTGCAGAGAGATTTGGAAAAGAAAAGCTATCAAAGGAAATAGTAGAGACCTTATTTATTTGGTCTTACTACCCCCGTGTTAAATCTCGAGCGATATATGATGCAACTGTTGGAAACTATGCTGGTGGTGGAAGGTTCAGACAAAAAGATGTTCAAAAACTATTCCAACTTTTAGCCCATGCTGTAACTCCAAATGATTTCATGGTCAAGATAGATCGAGAATTATTTGAAAATTATACTGTGGAGCAAATTATAGAGGAGGAAAAAGGGAAATGGTAGAAACACATATAAGCTTATCAGTTAATCGTTTGTTAAATGAAGATAGCTATGCTATTCCTCTTTACCAGAGAAATTTTGCCTGGACTTATGATGAAATTGAGCAATTATTGAACGATGTAGCAGATGCTTGTCAAGAACAAAGAGAAAATTACTATATTGGAACATTAGTCGTTAATGAAGAGAATGGTCTTTTCAAAATCATAGATGGGCAACAGCGGACAACTGCCTTTAATTTGATTGCCTTAGCTTTGAAAAATGAGATTGGTTTTGATAGATTGAAAGCTATCAATCTTACTTTCCCAGCTAGGAAGAAGTCAAATGAGAACATTCAAAAGCTATTTACCAAGCAAAAAATTTCTGAGGACGATGAAAATGAGCTGACTAGAGGTTACGGACATGCTAAAGACGCCTTGAAAAAAGTGCTAGAGGAGCGACAATTTGACTCTCAATCTTTCTTTGAATATCTATTTGATAATGTCATTATTTTTCGTAGTATTTTGCCTAATGATTTAGATTTGAATCTCTATTTCGAACGTTTCAACTCTCGAGGAGAGCAACTAGAGGCCCATGAAATTCTTAAAGCACAAATGATGGCTAAGTTTGGTGAAGATCAAGAAATGGCACATAAATTTGCGAGAATCTGGGATGCCT
This window of the Streptococcus sanguinis genome carries:
- a CDS encoding AAA family ATPase; its protein translation is MFFYQIEFRKMNKNIKEADENFIQDNQWFYCFKSKTCLYVVGVTEPTKEDLFDKLKTLGINDEERTDFKVKSISKIEYLKEVGNKYSAQIGQLFLYSDEKEFSNSDGFAFTDLECEDLNIIGLNEFQEYVLKLKMFLNNQKERRRKNEKVLVENQFLIFKGSLGTGKKFAIKYLMRLLNVKCKTILKDGFSANFESEQRLVIIKDYSTMHPRRKEELKNNILETRGGRIYIFLAESDSIAYEISREFLPLFYVVYELNFPPYSYNELVNIIKFRLGDYGYHLKEDQIKLLSNHNCLTNSYDSCYFAQKIIEYNVIESNLSIGKQSFSLPLDLFCMKGCNNQLATNSDTLKELDRLVGLSTVKNLIHRILAYFSISQRRLKINSSLVRPSMHFMFSGASGTGKTIVARLLAKIFYEHGIIQSNVLIEVGRSDLIGEYVGQTAPKVKRLFDNAKGGILFIDEAYSLIPQGERDFANEAIPTIIQEMENNRNDVIVIFAGYTEMMEEFLNTNPGLASRISRKIHFENYNKYELYDILTLMADQQGYIIDKKCKTILLTHFEKCLCSESFGNARYVRKLFELVLYIQAERLMKKERVSALTDAELSYLSYRDFEKAIHNLDKKENNSKIIGFGADV
- a CDS encoding helix-turn-helix transcriptional regulator, which gives rise to MNDQERILSILLRLQSGAHLSKNQLSDEFEVSAKTIQRDFSLLGDFLMTQPMIAAELAYDSKHHTRYLKGKSLFNKKDILIISKILLENRALNKLENEDLLKSLLRLVSKEEQKEIEMIINSERLNYAPITDEQSRIQKIWEWSEMIRKEKVLEIVYKSPYQDKKEHLIFPVSLYYDIHYFYIVAYNLKNEHYMTLRLDRIHTWKATKESKPNISYGRKFRDGDIRNQRVDAFLGRKITVELEFRYDPTIILDQFPNAQRLSADEGWTRFKFESQYTPGLKRWLLGQGEAVRILSPQSLVDDIQKTMKEILGYYQ
- a CDS encoding DUF262 domain-containing protein, encoding MMNVNEKEIGFESKKVSEILKWDRLRIPNYQRPYKWNRKHIRNLFYDLRDTILKKEYQIGSVILHENDGCLDIVDGQQRLVSISLFLCALERYDEFKGAKYLLEADFGELSCYNAYENFNEWKNLIQLVGEKEAEQVCSFLLENCSISVITMPQERLSEAFQLFDSQNNRGKSLEPHDLLKAYHLRKQDSEDEKIVEKWEQFVEDKDLSLKELFDRHLFRMRRWSRGETGLTNKRYGSYLRFTEDFIDDFKGVDLNQNFPYLELYRHIEEFPMSITVPIIDGKKFFEYIESAHETIKDHKDFLNEKLGFSDEPEGEEKNLTYPEGMVKIYNSSKGRYLKCQNMFLNICSLFAERFGKEKLSKEIVETLFIWSYYPRVKSRAIYDATVGNYAGGGRFRQKDVQKLFQLLAHAVTPNDFMVKIDRELFENYTVEQIIEEEKGKW